The Paenibacillus mucilaginosus 3016 genome includes the window AGGCGGTTCCTCGCCGCCATGATCGGGGTGGCTCTGCCGCCGCTGTTTATTCTGGGCTACGTGTCATTCGATACGGCACGGGACGCCTTGACGGAGACGAATACGCAGACGAATGTGAAGCACCTCGAGACCTCCAGCGAGGTCGCCGACCTGCTGCTGCGCAATCTCGTCAACCTGAACCGCGCGATCGTGGTGAACGACGAAATCCGGGAGGAGCTGATCCGCAGCAGGACCCAGTCCAATTATGAGCAAACGGACACAAGTGAATGGTCCGCCAATCGGCTGCAGAAGGTGATCAGCAACAACCTGTTCGATACCCGGTTCGTGACCTCCATCTGCCTGATGAACCTCGACTATAAGATCATTTGTTCCGGCCGCTCCGATGACGCAGGCCAATACGAAAAAGAAGGCAAGCAGCCGCTTATCGAAACGTCCCCGTGGTACCAAAGTGCCAACCGCGCGCAGGGCCGGGTGGTGTTTCTCGGGTACGACCTGTTCGGCGAAGCCAAAAATACCTTCTCGACGGTGAAGCTCTTCCGGGATGCGGAGAGCCCCGACGGGGAGCCGATCGGCTACCTGATCGTCAACGTGTCGAACCTCATTTTCAGCAGCATCTTCAACGGGGCGGACGACGCGGGCGGATTCATGGCGCTGGCCGAGGCGCAGGACGGGCTGCATACGGTCTACAATGACGCGCTGCCGGGAACGGAGCTCCCGAAGGAGGGGAATGCGAGCGAGGCGCTGAACCGTCTCAAGGAGCAGGGCTATCTCGTCTCCCGCTACGAGAACCAGACAACGGGCTGGACATTCGTGCACCTGATGCCCATGGAGGAGCTGCTCCGCAAGTCGAACAAGATCGGCCTGTACACGGCCGTCCTTGCCTCGCTGATGGCGCTGATCGCGCTCATCGTCTCGGTCATTCTCTCGGGCAGCATCGTCCGGCCGCTGCTGCAGATCAAGAAGATGATGCTGGACTGGACGACCGGCACGCGGCACTTCGTCACCACCTTCGACAACGACGAGGTGGGGGCGATCGGGGAGACGTTCAAGCGGGTCGCCTCCGAGAACAAGGAGCTGGCGGAGCGGGTCGTGCAGTCGGAGCTCAAGGAGCGCGAGGCGGAGTTGCGGGCGCTGCAGGCGCAGATCAAGCCGCATTTTCTGTACAATACGCTCGATTCGATCTACTGGATGGCCGTGCTCCAGAAGAACCACGACATCGCGCAGATGGCCGTGTCGCTGTCCGAGAGCTTCAAGCTCAGCCTGAACAAGGGGCAGGAGACGATTCCGGTGTTCAAAGAGCTGAAGCACATCGAACACTATATGACGATCCAGAACATCCGGTACAACAACCGGTTCCGCTGTGAGATCGAGGTGGAGCCCGCCATCATGGGCATGGAGATCATGAAGCTGCTTCTGCAGCCGCTGGTGGAAAATGCGATCTACCACGGCCTGGAGCCCAAGGTGGGCGAAGGGGCGATCCGGCTGACGGGGGTGAAGGACGGGGAGTATCTGCTGTTCACCGTGGAGGATGACGGGGTAGGCATGGCGGATGTCGGGGTCACCGAACGGGGCTACGGCCTTCGTAATGTGCGGGAACGCCTGCAGCTCTCCTACGGACCGACGAGCTCGCTCACCGTCTACAGCGAAGAGGGCCGGGGAACCCGCATCGAGCTGCGCTTCAGGCCGAAGACGGCCTGACCCGCTCCGGCGGCAGGGAACCGATCCGGAAGACAAGGATAGACAGAGGGGGAACACGTTCATGCTGAAAGCAGCCGTATTTGATGATGAATACATCGTACTTCAGGGACTTCGGGCGATGATCGACTGGACGGGCCTCGGGATTGAGCTGGTCGGCACTGCTGGCGACGGGCTGTCTGCGCTGGCGCTTTTCCGGGAGGAGCGGCCGGACCTCATCTTCACGGACATCCGGATGCCCGGAATGGACGGGCTCCAGCTCATCGAGGAAGTGATGCGGGAAGCGCCGGAGACGTACTGCATCGTGTTCAGCGGGTTCAACGAGTTCGACTACGTGAAGCGGGCGATCAACCTGGGCGTCGTGGATTACCTGGAGAAGCCGATCACCATCGAGAGCATCGAAAAAGCCATTGGCAAGGTGCTGGGACGGGTCAGCGAGCAGCAGGAAATGGATGCGATGAAGCGGAAGGTGGAGGTCAGCTCCCGTGAGCTGCTGGAGAAGGCGGTGCTGGAGCTCCTCATGACCGGAGCGGATGCCGAAGGGAAGTGGCGGGAGACCTTCGGGCCGCATGCCGCGGAGGTGGAAGCCGTCACGGTGCTCGCGGCGGCTTCGGAAGCCTTCGCCCCGCCGGACCATCCCGCCTACCGGGCGGTGCCGGTGAAGATCGGGCAGGAGCGGCTGCATGTGCTCTTTCATTTCCTGCCGCCCGGCCAGGAGCTGTGGGACGAGCTGCTCGGCGAGTCGGAGCAGGCGGGCACAGCGGTCGGCTGCGGGCGGACGTATCCGCGCCCAGCGGAAGCGGCGGAGAGCTACAGGCAAGCGGCGCGTGCGCTGCAGTCGGCCCGCTTCCTCGGGGAGAAGAACCTGGTCCGCTTCGAGGATCTCGGCGAACGGATCACCGCGCCCGAAGGGCTCTCCGAGCGGGAGGAGGCCGTCATCCTCAGCCTGCGGTCCGGGAACCGGGAGGGGCTCATGGAGCAGGCGGAGCGGTTCATCGCGTCGATCCAGTACGGGAAGCTCGGGATTGAAGCGGCCGAGCACGAGATGCTGAGGCTCATCTACCTGGCGGCGGAGGAGTCGAAGAAGAACGCGGGCGACGCCGCGGGCGGGCCGTGGGAGAGCTTCATGCCGCACATCGAATTCCGGGAGATGGCCGCCAATGGGGAAGTGGCCGCCTGGTTCCGCCGGCAGATCGAGAAGATCGCCGACTGGAGCAGCTCGGCTCGCGAGGATACCAAGCATGCGGCCGTCACCCGGGCGAGGCAGTACATCGAAGGCCACGGGACGCGGGATCTGACGCTGCAGGAGGTGGCGGAGCATGTCGGCATGAATCCGACGTACTTCAGCGTGCTGTTCAAAGAGGAGATGGGCGAGTCGTACATCAAGTACCTGACCCGTTACCGGATGGAGCTGGCGAAGTCGCTGCTGCTGCAGGGGCTGAAGGTCCAGGAGGTCAGTGAGAAGGTCGGCTACCACACGTACCGCCATTTCTCCGAGGTTTTCAAGAAATATACCGGTGTCACGCCGGGTCAGTATAAGGAGCTCTCCGGGCTTCCTGCGCCTCCTGCGTAGGAAGCTTCTTTTTTGGCTGCATGCACTCGTATGGACCCTCATCCCCCACTTGAGCCCAGGGGCGCTTTGATCAGATGCTTTGACTTTGACAGGTACTTTGACAAGGTGCTTTAACCGGTACTCTGGGCAGATGCTTTGGTATGAGGTGCTTTTTCTTCAGATGCGAAAATGATAACGCTCCCAAAAAAATCGGACGCCCACCCAAATTATGACCCACTGCCGGATAAACGCAAAGCGGACTACAATAATAAACACAGGGGAACCATCTCCGGTGCAGCGAAAGATGGTTATACACTCAGGAACTGAAGGGGGATCAGCCCATGAGACAGAAGAAAGCGAAAATGATATCGGTACTGTCGGTGACGGCGTTGTTCGCAGGGGTGCTGGCAGGCTGCGGCGGCGCGGCGGAGAAGGAAGAAACGGCTGGAGGAAGCACACCGCAGGGAGAGGGCAAGACGGTCACGATTTCTCTGCTGACCGACAATACGCAGGATGCGGTGAACCAGGCCAAAGGCGTGATCGAGGCCTTCGAAGCCAAATATCCGAACATCCAGGTCGAGCATGAGACGCGTCCGGGCGGGGGCGAGGGCGACAACCTCGTGAAGACGAGGCTGGCTACCGGCGACATGACCGACGTGTTCTGGTACAATGCCGGGTCACTGATGCAAGCGCTTAACCCCGAGCAGAACCTCGTCGACCTGACGAATGAGCCGTTCATGAAGAACGTCGTGGATTCTTTCAAACCGACGGTGATGTTCAAAGACAAGCTGTATGCAGGCCCGCTCGGCTCGACGATGGGCGGGGGCTGGCTGTATAACAAGAAGGTCTACTCGCAGCTGGGGCTGAGCGTACCGAAGACGTGGGCGGAGCTCATGGCGAACAATGAGAAAATCAAGGCTGCGGGGATCACGCCCGTGATCGGCTCCTTCAAGGATGACTGGACCACCCAGATCGTCGTCCTGGCCGACTACTACAATGTTCAGGCGCAGACGCCGAAGTTCGCCGACGACTATACGGCCAACAAGGCGAAGTTCGCGGATACGCCGGCGGCGCTCCGCAGCTTCGAGAAGCTGGAGGAGATCGGGAAGAAGGGCTACTTCAACAAGGACTTCCTGGCAACGACCTACGATGCCGGCCTGAAGATGATCGCCGAAGGCAAGGGCGCCCACTATCCGATGCTGACCTTTGCGATTCCGGCGATCGAGCAGAACTACCCGGACCAGATCGGCGATATCGGCTTCTTCGCCCAGCCGGGCGACAGCCCGGACGTGAACGGCCTGACGGTATGGGTATCGAACGGCGCTTATATTTACAAGAAGAGCGAGCATATTGAGGAAGCCAAAAAATTCGTCGAGTTCACCTCCTCCATCGAGGGCATCGAAGCGCTGACGAAGATGTCGAAGCCGTCAGGCCCGCTGCTCGTCAAGGAGGCGAAGCTGCCGGACAACGTGCCGCAGGTGGTCAAGGATATGATGCCTTACTTTGACACGAACAAAACGGCGCCGGCGCTGGAGTTCGTCTCCCCGATCAAGGGGCCGAGCCTGGCGCAGATTACAACCGAGGTGGGAGCGGGCTTCAAGCCGGCCAAGGAGGGCGCACAGCTCTACGACAAGGATGTGGAGAAGCAGGCGAAGCAGCTGGGCCTTCAGGGCTGGTAACCGCTGCCGATTATGACCGGAAGCGCCGGCCTGGATGCACCCGCTGCACGGGCCGGCCCGCTTCCTGAAAGACTGGAGTGAGAGAGCATGACCACGATATTGAAACGCACGTATTCCTATTATTTTCTGCTGCCTGCCGCCCTGATCTACATTGCGATTTTCCTGGTGCCGACCCTCATGTCGTTCTTCTTCAGCCTCACCCGATGGTCGCTGATCGAATGGAAATTCATCGGACTCGAGAACTTCATCACCTTCTTCGAAGAGCCTTCGCTGCGGATCGGATTCAAGAACACCCTGCTCTACGCCGTCATCACCTGCGTGCTCAAAGTGGTGCTGGGCCTGCTGCTCGGCGTCTTCCTGACATCAAAAATAAGAACCAAGGGTTACCTGCGGTCTGTCATATTCTTCCCTACGCTGGTCAGTACGATCGCGGTCGGTCTGGCCTTCAGCATGATGATGCACCCGACGCAGGGGCTTATCAACACGACGCTGGCGAAGCTTGGCATCGCCGGACCCGACTGGCTGGGCAATCCGGATCTGGCGCTGATCTCCGTGGCGCTCGTGGATGTGTGGAAGGGGGTGGGCTTCGCCACCGTCATCTATATTGCCGGGATTCTCTCGATTCCCGAGGAGTATTATGAAGCGCTGCAGATCGACGGCGGCGGTGCGCTGCACAAGTTCTGGAACATCATCGTGCCGCTGAGCCGGCCGGCCACCAACTCCGTCATCATTCTCTCGTTCATCGGGGGCCTGCGGTCGTTCGACCTCGTATGGGCGATGACCAAGGGGGGGCCGGGCTTTTCGACGGACCTCATCGCATCCATCATCTACAAGCAGTACCAGGGAGGCTTCTACGGACTGGCTACGGCCGGCAACGTGATC containing:
- a CDS encoding cache domain-containing sensor histidine kinase, whose amino-acid sequence is MKSWLRMLIDKIRFQKLRRRFLAAMIGVALPPLFILGYVSFDTARDALTETNTQTNVKHLETSSEVADLLLRNLVNLNRAIVVNDEIREELIRSRTQSNYEQTDTSEWSANRLQKVISNNLFDTRFVTSICLMNLDYKIICSGRSDDAGQYEKEGKQPLIETSPWYQSANRAQGRVVFLGYDLFGEAKNTFSTVKLFRDAESPDGEPIGYLIVNVSNLIFSSIFNGADDAGGFMALAEAQDGLHTVYNDALPGTELPKEGNASEALNRLKEQGYLVSRYENQTTGWTFVHLMPMEELLRKSNKIGLYTAVLASLMALIALIVSVILSGSIVRPLLQIKKMMLDWTTGTRHFVTTFDNDEVGAIGETFKRVASENKELAERVVQSELKEREAELRALQAQIKPHFLYNTLDSIYWMAVLQKNHDIAQMAVSLSESFKLSLNKGQETIPVFKELKHIEHYMTIQNIRYNNRFRCEIEVEPAIMGMEIMKLLLQPLVENAIYHGLEPKVGEGAIRLTGVKDGEYLLFTVEDDGVGMADVGVTERGYGLRNVRERLQLSYGPTSSLTVYSEEGRGTRIELRFRPKTA
- a CDS encoding response regulator, producing the protein MLKAAVFDDEYIVLQGLRAMIDWTGLGIELVGTAGDGLSALALFREERPDLIFTDIRMPGMDGLQLIEEVMREAPETYCIVFSGFNEFDYVKRAINLGVVDYLEKPITIESIEKAIGKVLGRVSEQQEMDAMKRKVEVSSRELLEKAVLELLMTGADAEGKWRETFGPHAAEVEAVTVLAAASEAFAPPDHPAYRAVPVKIGQERLHVLFHFLPPGQELWDELLGESEQAGTAVGCGRTYPRPAEAAESYRQAARALQSARFLGEKNLVRFEDLGERITAPEGLSEREEAVILSLRSGNREGLMEQAERFIASIQYGKLGIEAAEHEMLRLIYLAAEESKKNAGDAAGGPWESFMPHIEFREMAANGEVAAWFRRQIEKIADWSSSAREDTKHAAVTRARQYIEGHGTRDLTLQEVAEHVGMNPTYFSVLFKEEMGESYIKYLTRYRMELAKSLLLQGLKVQEVSEKVGYHTYRHFSEVFKKYTGVTPGQYKELSGLPAPPA
- a CDS encoding ABC transporter substrate-binding protein translates to MRQKKAKMISVLSVTALFAGVLAGCGGAAEKEETAGGSTPQGEGKTVTISLLTDNTQDAVNQAKGVIEAFEAKYPNIQVEHETRPGGGEGDNLVKTRLATGDMTDVFWYNAGSLMQALNPEQNLVDLTNEPFMKNVVDSFKPTVMFKDKLYAGPLGSTMGGGWLYNKKVYSQLGLSVPKTWAELMANNEKIKAAGITPVIGSFKDDWTTQIVVLADYYNVQAQTPKFADDYTANKAKFADTPAALRSFEKLEEIGKKGYFNKDFLATTYDAGLKMIAEGKGAHYPMLTFAIPAIEQNYPDQIGDIGFFAQPGDSPDVNGLTVWVSNGAYIYKKSEHIEEAKKFVEFTSSIEGIEALTKMSKPSGPLLVKEAKLPDNVPQVVKDMMPYFDTNKTAPALEFVSPIKGPSLAQITTEVGAGFKPAKEGAQLYDKDVEKQAKQLGLQGW
- a CDS encoding carbohydrate ABC transporter permease → MTTILKRTYSYYFLLPAALIYIAIFLVPTLMSFFFSLTRWSLIEWKFIGLENFITFFEEPSLRIGFKNTLLYAVITCVLKVVLGLLLGVFLTSKIRTKGYLRSVIFFPTLVSTIAVGLAFSMMMHPTQGLINTTLAKLGIAGPDWLGNPDLALISVALVDVWKGVGFATVIYIAGILSIPEEYYEALQIDGGGALHKFWNIIVPLSRPATNSVIILSFIGGLRSFDLVWAMTKGGPGFSTDLIASIIYKQYQGGFYGLATAGNVILFLVVTLLAFPLYMYLNRKEAEL